The following are encoded in a window of Methanococcus voltae genomic DNA:
- a CDS encoding 30S ribosomal protein S7: MEIKLFNKWDCEAVTVKDPSLRSYISLEPVLVPHTAGRFSKKMFDKSKMNIVERVLNKLMAEQTNTGKKYEALAVMEEALEIIEKRTKENPVQVLVDALENAGPREETTRISYGGIAFLQSVDVSPVRRLDTAIRNISLGALNSARKSKKSIANCLAEEIISASKADMQKSFAVKKKEEKERVAQSAR, translated from the coding sequence TTGGAAATTAAATTGTTCAATAAATGGGATTGTGAAGCTGTTACAGTTAAAGATCCAAGCTTAAGGTCATACATTAGCTTAGAACCTGTTTTAGTACCTCACACCGCAGGAAGATTTTCAAAAAAGATGTTCGATAAATCAAAAATGAACATTGTAGAAAGAGTTTTAAACAAATTAATGGCTGAACAAACAAACACTGGTAAAAAATACGAAGCTTTAGCAGTTATGGAAGAAGCCTTAGAAATCATCGAAAAAAGAACAAAGGAAAACCCTGTTCAAGTTTTAGTTGATGCTTTAGAAAACGCAGGACCAAGAGAAGAAACAACAAGAATTTCATACGGTGGTATCGCATTCTTACAATCAGTTGACGTTTCACCTGTAAGAAGATTAGACACTGCTATCAGAAACATCTCATTGGGAGCTTTAAACTCAGCAAGAAAAAGCAAAAAATCAATTGCAAACTGTTTAGCTGAAGAAATAATCTCAGCTTCAAAAGCAGATATGCAAAAAAGCTTCGCTGTAAAGAAAAAAGAAGAAAAAGAAAGAGTTGCTCAATCAGCAAGATAA
- a CDS encoding glutamate--tRNA ligase codes for MGESTLSEDVKNVIIKYLLQNAIKYDGKPNPKSIMGKMLGENPDLRKLAKDINQNISAIAKEVEDMGLEAQKQKLSEIAPEMMGKKKERKKKEIELKNVDTKKGVVMRFAPNPSGPLHLGHARASVLNDFFTKKYDGKLILRLEDTDAKRVLPEAYEMIQEDLKWLGVNIDEVIIQSQRLETYYGYGKQLIEMGYAYVCDCDAEEFRELKAKGIACKCRDNVAEKNLELWDKMLSGELDNVAVRLKTDITHKNPSIRDFPIFRIEHTPHPKNGTKYVVYPLMNLSVSVDDHLMGLTHVLRGKDHIVNTEKQKYIFDYMGWEIPEYLHYGILKIEGPVLSTSKMHAGILDGEYSGWDDPRLGTLRAMRKRGIKPEAIYKTMVDIGIKQADVRFAWENLYAVNKDLIDAITRRFFFVANPKKVIVKNADNQTIKLRMHPDKDMGMRTLEYNGEIYLSGNDNIEVGKMYRLMELFNIVIDEISEDVVYAHFDSEDYIVAKENKANIIHWVPVKDSVKVSVIDGNGIETNGYAEKDFSVVKEDESVQFERYGFVRVDKTENENENENDKKVICYLTHN; via the coding sequence ATGGGTGAATCTACACTTTCAGAAGATGTAAAAAACGTAATTATAAAGTACTTACTTCAAAATGCAATAAAATACGATGGAAAGCCTAATCCTAAATCGATTATGGGTAAAATGTTAGGTGAAAATCCTGATTTAAGAAAACTTGCAAAAGATATCAACCAGAATATTAGTGCAATTGCAAAAGAAGTCGAAGATATGGGTTTAGAAGCTCAAAAACAGAAACTTTCAGAAATCGCCCCAGAAATGATGGGTAAGAAAAAAGAAAGAAAAAAGAAAGAAATTGAACTTAAAAACGTGGATACCAAAAAAGGCGTTGTAATGAGATTTGCTCCTAATCCATCAGGACCTCTTCATTTAGGTCATGCAAGAGCAAGTGTTTTAAACGATTTCTTTACTAAAAAATACGATGGAAAGTTAATATTAAGATTAGAGGACACTGACGCTAAAAGGGTACTTCCTGAAGCTTATGAAATGATACAAGAAGACCTTAAATGGTTAGGCGTTAATATCGATGAAGTAATTATTCAATCACAAAGACTTGAAACTTACTACGGATATGGTAAACAATTGATTGAAATGGGTTATGCGTATGTTTGTGATTGCGATGCGGAAGAATTTAGGGAATTAAAAGCAAAAGGAATTGCTTGTAAATGTAGGGACAATGTTGCTGAAAAGAATCTCGAATTATGGGATAAAATGCTCTCTGGAGAATTAGATAATGTCGCAGTTAGATTAAAAACAGATATTACACATAAAAACCCTTCAATACGTGATTTCCCAATATTCAGAATTGAACACACACCTCACCCAAAAAATGGAACAAAATATGTTGTTTATCCACTTATGAACCTTTCTGTAAGTGTTGACGACCATTTAATGGGTCTTACACACGTTTTAAGAGGTAAAGACCACATTGTAAATACAGAAAAACAAAAATACATATTTGATTATATGGGTTGGGAAATCCCTGAATATTTACACTACGGTATCTTAAAAATAGAAGGCCCTGTTTTAAGTACGTCTAAAATGCACGCTGGTATTTTAGATGGCGAATATTCTGGCTGGGACGACCCGAGATTAGGAACTCTTAGAGCAATGAGGAAAAGAGGCATAAAACCTGAAGCCATATATAAAACAATGGTTGATATAGGGATTAAACAAGCTGATGTTAGGTTTGCGTGGGAAAATTTATATGCAGTTAACAAAGATTTGATTGATGCAATTACAAGAAGATTTTTCTTTGTTGCAAATCCTAAAAAAGTTATTGTTAAAAATGCAGACAATCAAACTATTAAGTTAAGAATGCATCCTGATAAAGATATGGGTATGAGAACGTTAGAATACAACGGGGAAATCTACCTATCAGGTAATGATAACATTGAAGTAGGTAAAATGTATAGGCTTATGGAATTGTTTAACATAGTTATTGACGAAATAAGCGAAGACGTTGTTTACGCACACTTTGACAGTGAGGATTACATAGTCGCAAAGGAAAATAAGGCAAATATCATTCATTGGGTACCTGTAAAAGATAGCGTTAAAGTTTCAGTGATTGACGGCAATGGTATAGAAACAAATGGTTATGCAGAGAAAGACTTTTCAGTTGTAAAAGAAGATGAAAGTGTACAGTTTGAAAGATATGGATTTGTTAGAGTCGATAAAACTGAAAATGAAAATGAAAATGAAAATGATAAAAAAGTAATTTGTTATTTGACCCACAATTAA
- the rpsJ gene encoding 30S ribosomal protein S10: MQKARIKLSSTKHTELDGVCDQIKAIAEKTGVDLAGPIPLPTKTLKVTTRKSTDGEGSSSFDRWTMKIHKRVIDLEADERTMKHIMKVRIPETVQIEIELRN; the protein is encoded by the coding sequence ATGCAAAAAGCAAGAATAAAATTATCAAGTACAAAACACACAGAATTAGACGGCGTATGTGACCAAATCAAAGCTATTGCTGAAAAAACAGGTGTTGATTTAGCAGGTCCAATTCCATTACCTACAAAAACATTAAAAGTTACAACAAGAAAGTCAACCGACGGTGAAGGTTCATCATCATTCGACAGATGGACAATGAAAATCCACAAAAGAGTTATTGACTTAGAAGCTGACGAAAGAACAATGAAACACATTATGAAAGTAAGAATTCCTGAAACAGTTCAAATCGAAATCGAATTAAGAAACTAA
- a CDS encoding elongation factor EF-2 — protein MGRRAKMVEKVTSLMETHDKIRNIGICAHIDHGKTTLSDNLLAGAGMISKELAGDQLALDFDEEEAARGITIYAANVSMVHQSETGEHLINLIDTPGHVDFGGDVTRAMRAIDGAIVVCCAVEGVMPQTETVLRQALKEKVKPVLFINKVDRLINELKLTPEELQARFMRIIAEVNVLIEKMAPEEFKKEWLCDVMGGKVAFGSAYNNWAISVPYMQKSGISFKDIIDFCNDEKQKELADKAPLHEVCLDMVIKHLPNPVQAQKYRIPNIWKGDIESEVGKSMMVCDPNGPLAGVITKIIVDKHAGAISACRLFSGRMKQGDELFLVGAEQKARAQQVSVFMGAERVQVPSISAGNICAITGLKEATAGETVSAFSNKMEQAFEGLSHVSEPVITVAIEAKNTKDLPKLIEVLRQIAREDNTVRVEINEETGEHLISGMGELHIEVITNTKIGRDTGIEVDVGEPIVVYRETINGTSPEIEGKSPNKHNKLYFIVEPLEDSVYQAYVKGDLKDEDFKRKISSEAEGRFVEAGLPKDEAKKVMSIIGGNLITNLTRGIVQLDEARELIIEGFKEAVRNGPLAAEKVQGVKVKLMDATFHEDAIHRGPAQIIPAVRFGVRDAITQAKPVLLEPMQKVYINTPQDYMGDGMKEINNRRGQIVDMEQEGDMSIIKGSVPVAEMFGFAGAIRGATQGRCLWSVEFSGFEKVPTELQPKIVQQIRSRKGLKTE, from the coding sequence ATGGGAAGAAGAGCAAAAATGGTAGAAAAGGTTACCAGTTTAATGGAAACCCACGATAAAATCAGAAACATCGGTATCTGTGCACACATCGACCACGGTAAAACAACCTTATCAGACAACCTCTTAGCAGGTGCTGGTATGATATCAAAAGAATTAGCAGGAGACCAACTTGCTTTAGATTTTGATGAAGAAGAAGCAGCAAGAGGTATTACAATCTACGCTGCAAACGTGTCAATGGTTCACCAATCAGAAACCGGAGAACACTTAATTAACTTAATCGATACCCCAGGTCACGTTGACTTTGGTGGTGACGTTACAAGAGCAATGAGAGCTATCGATGGTGCTATCGTTGTATGCTGTGCAGTAGAAGGTGTAATGCCACAAACTGAAACAGTTTTAAGACAAGCTTTAAAAGAAAAAGTTAAACCTGTTTTATTCATAAACAAAGTTGACAGATTAATCAACGAGTTAAAATTAACTCCTGAAGAATTACAAGCAAGATTTATGAGAATTATTGCAGAAGTTAACGTTTTAATCGAAAAAATGGCTCCAGAAGAGTTCAAAAAAGAATGGTTATGTGACGTTATGGGTGGTAAGGTAGCATTCGGTTCAGCTTACAACAACTGGGCTATTTCAGTACCTTACATGCAAAAATCAGGTATTTCATTCAAAGACATCATTGATTTCTGTAATGATGAAAAACAGAAAGAATTAGCTGATAAAGCACCTTTACACGAAGTATGTTTGGATATGGTTATCAAACACTTACCAAACCCAGTTCAAGCTCAAAAGTACAGAATTCCAAATATTTGGAAAGGAGACATTGAGTCAGAAGTTGGTAAGTCAATGATGGTTTGTGACCCTAACGGTCCTTTAGCAGGTGTTATCACAAAAATTATCGTTGATAAACACGCAGGAGCTATCTCAGCATGCAGATTGTTCTCAGGAAGAATGAAACAAGGTGACGAATTGTTTTTAGTTGGTGCAGAACAAAAAGCAAGAGCTCAACAAGTTTCAGTTTTCATGGGTGCAGAAAGAGTTCAAGTACCAAGCATTTCAGCAGGTAACATCTGTGCTATCACAGGTTTAAAAGAAGCAACCGCAGGGGAAACTGTTTCAGCATTCTCAAACAAAATGGAACAAGCTTTCGAAGGTTTATCACACGTAAGTGAACCTGTTATTACAGTTGCTATCGAAGCTAAAAACACAAAAGACTTGCCAAAATTAATCGAAGTATTAAGACAAATCGCAAGAGAAGATAACACAGTTAGAGTGGAAATCAACGAGGAAACCGGTGAACACTTAATCAGCGGTATGGGTGAACTCCACATCGAAGTTATCACAAATACAAAAATCGGCAGAGATACAGGTATCGAAGTTGATGTTGGTGAGCCAATCGTTGTTTACAGAGAAACAATCAACGGTACAAGCCCTGAAATTGAAGGAAAATCACCAAACAAACACAACAAGTTGTACTTCATCGTAGAACCTTTAGAAGACAGTGTATACCAAGCATATGTTAAAGGCGACTTAAAAGATGAAGATTTCAAGAGAAAAATCTCCTCAGAAGCAGAAGGTAGGTTTGTAGAAGCAGGATTGCCAAAAGACGAAGCTAAAAAAGTTATGTCTATCATAGGCGGTAACTTAATCACAAACTTAACAAGAGGTATCGTACAGTTAGACGAAGCAAGAGAGTTAATCATCGAAGGTTTCAAAGAAGCTGTAAGAAACGGTCCTTTAGCTGCTGAAAAAGTTCAAGGTGTAAAAGTTAAATTAATGGATGCAACTTTCCACGAAGATGCAATCCACAGAGGTCCAGCACAAATTATCCCTGCGGTAAGATTTGGTGTTAGAGACGCTATTACACAAGCTAAACCAGTATTATTAGAACCTATGCAAAAAGTATACATCAACACCCCTCAAGATTACATGGGCGACGGTATGAAAGAAATCAACAACAGAAGAGGCCAAATCGTTGATATGGAGCAAGAAGGCGACATGTCAATTATTAAAGGTAGCGTTCCTGTTGCTGAAATGTTCGGTTTCGCTGGTGCAATCAGAGGAGCTACACAAGGTAGATGTTTATGGTCTGTTGAATTCTCAGGATTCGAAAAAGTACCTACTGAATTGCAACCTAAGATTGTTCAACAAATTAGGTCAAGAAAAGGTTTAAAAACAGAATAA
- a CDS encoding 30S ribosomal protein S12 — protein MAGSKAPRGEFAGRKLFLKRKESKWHQYKFVNRELSLKLKADPLEGAPMGRGIVVEKVGLEAKQPNSAIRKCVKVQLIKNGKVITAFAPGNHAINFIDEHDEVVIEGIGGPSGQAKGDIPGVRYKVVMVGKNSIRELVKGKQEKVKR, from the coding sequence ATGGCAGGAAGTAAAGCTCCAAGAGGAGAATTTGCAGGTAGAAAATTATTCTTAAAAAGAAAAGAAAGCAAATGGCACCAGTACAAATTCGTTAACAGAGAATTAAGCTTAAAATTAAAAGCTGACCCATTAGAAGGTGCTCCAATGGGAAGAGGTATTGTTGTAGAGAAAGTAGGTCTCGAAGCAAAACAGCCTAACTCCGCTATCAGAAAATGTGTAAAAGTTCAATTAATCAAAAACGGTAAAGTTATTACCGCATTTGCACCAGGAAACCACGCTATCAATTTCATCGACGAGCACGACGAAGTAGTTATCGAAGGAATCGGTGGTCCATCAGGTCAAGCTAAAGGGGATATTCCTGGAGTAAGATATAAAGTTGTAATGGTTGGTAAAAACTCAATCAGAGAATTAGTTAAAGGTAAACAAGAAAAAGTTAAAAGATAA
- a CDS encoding 50S ribosomal protein L30e, with product MDINRAIRVAVDTGKVVLGTKQAVKNIKHGEGQLLIVAGNCAKEVMADLEYYTKLSGVKLYVHDATSLELGAICGKPFPVSALVVMEPGNSSILNLNKE from the coding sequence ATGGATATCAACAGAGCAATCAGAGTAGCTGTAGATACTGGTAAAGTAGTATTAGGTACAAAACAAGCTGTTAAGAACATAAAACACGGTGAAGGGCAATTATTAATTGTTGCAGGAAACTGTGCAAAAGAAGTTATGGCAGATTTAGAATACTATACTAAATTATCAGGCGTTAAATTATACGTACACGATGCCACATCACTTGAACTCGGAGCTATTTGTGGTAAACCATTCCCTGTATCCGCATTGGTGGTAATGGAACCTGGTAACTCATCTATTTTAAACTTAAACAAAGAATAA
- a CDS encoding NfeD family protein, whose translation MQSDVGYILIFIGLVIILMEAFTPGLYFPAAGIALIIYGILLVVAPAYALPLAVIAGLITIYIMYRFVYKSGMNIKIGAERLIGLEGDLVENIEENKPGYVIINNEKWQAKTPDRSELKAGIKVNVVKIEGVSLIVEPSKSNNEN comes from the coding sequence ATGCAAAGTGATGTAGGTTATATATTAATATTCATCGGTTTAGTAATTATACTTATGGAAGCTTTTACGCCGGGTTTGTACTTTCCAGCCGCAGGAATAGCTTTAATTATATATGGAATATTATTAGTAGTTGCTCCAGCTTATGCTTTACCTTTGGCAGTTATAGCGGGATTAATAACTATATATATAATGTATAGATTCGTTTATAAGTCAGGAATGAATATAAAAATAGGTGCAGAGCGTTTAATCGGGTTAGAGGGCGATTTGGTAGAAAATATTGAAGAAAATAAACCGGGCTATGTAATTATAAACAATGAAAAATGGCAAGCAAAGACTCCCGATAGGTCGGAATTAAAAGCAGGAATTAAAGTAAATGTTGTAAAAATAGAGGGCGTTTCACTAATTGTAGAACCTTCTAAATCAAATAATGAAAATTAA
- the tuf gene encoding translation elongation factor EF-1 subunit alpha, whose protein sequence is MAKEKPILNVAFIGHVDAGKSTTVGRLLLDGGAIDPQVITRLRREAEEKGKAGFEFAYVMDGLKEERERGVTIDIAHKKFPTDKYEVTIVDCPGHRDFIKNMITGASQADAAVLVVNVDDHNNGIQPQTREHIFLIRTLGVNQLAVAINKMDTVNFSEDDYNAMKKMLSEELLKMLGYNPDTVPFIPVASLHGDNVFKKSENTKWYKGPTIAQVIDSFQPPQKPTNLPLRLPIQDVYSITGVGTVPVGRVETGIIRPGDKVVFEPSGSVGEVKTVEMHHEQLPSAEPGDNIGFNVRGVGKKDIKRGDVLGPVDNAPSVAADFDAQIVVLQHPSVITAGYTPVFHAHTSQIACTFAELSKKLNPATGEVLEENPDFLKAGDAAIVKLIPTKPMVIESVKEIPQLGRFAIRDMGMTVAAGMAIRVTAKNK, encoded by the coding sequence ATGGCAAAAGAAAAACCAATATTGAACGTTGCATTTATCGGACACGTTGACGCTGGTAAATCAACTACAGTAGGAAGATTATTATTAGACGGTGGAGCTATCGACCCTCAGGTAATTACAAGATTAAGAAGAGAAGCTGAAGAAAAAGGTAAAGCTGGATTCGAATTTGCTTACGTTATGGACGGTTTAAAAGAAGAAAGAGAGAGAGGTGTTACAATTGACATCGCTCACAAAAAATTCCCTACCGACAAATACGAAGTAACAATCGTAGACTGCCCAGGCCACAGAGACTTCATTAAAAACATGATTACCGGTGCTTCACAAGCTGACGCAGCTGTTTTAGTTGTTAACGTAGATGACCACAACAACGGTATTCAGCCACAAACAAGAGAACACATTTTCTTAATCAGAACATTAGGTGTAAACCAATTAGCTGTTGCAATTAACAAAATGGACACAGTTAACTTCAGTGAAGATGACTACAATGCAATGAAGAAAATGTTAAGCGAAGAGTTATTAAAAATGTTAGGATACAACCCTGACACAGTACCTTTCATCCCTGTAGCTTCATTACACGGTGATAACGTATTCAAAAAATCAGAAAACACAAAATGGTACAAGGGTCCTACAATTGCTCAAGTTATTGACTCATTCCAACCTCCTCAAAAACCAACAAACTTACCATTGAGATTACCTATCCAAGATGTTTACTCAATCACTGGTGTAGGTACAGTTCCAGTTGGTAGAGTTGAAACAGGTATCATCAGACCAGGAGACAAAGTTGTATTTGAACCTTCAGGCTCAGTAGGAGAAGTTAAAACAGTGGAAATGCACCACGAACAATTACCTTCAGCTGAACCAGGAGACAACATTGGTTTCAACGTAAGAGGTGTAGGTAAAAAAGACATCAAGAGAGGAGACGTTTTAGGTCCAGTTGACAACGCACCATCAGTTGCAGCTGACTTCGATGCTCAAATTGTTGTTTTACAACACCCTTCAGTTATCACAGCAGGATACACACCAGTATTCCACGCACACACATCACAGATTGCTTGTACATTTGCAGAGTTAAGCAAAAAGTTAAACCCTGCAACTGGTGAAGTTTTAGAAGAAAACCCAGACTTCTTAAAAGCTGGTGATGCTGCAATCGTTAAATTAATACCAACAAAACCAATGGTTATTGAAAGCGTTAAAGAAATTCCACAACTCGGTAGATTCGCTATCAGAGATATGGGTATGACTGTAGCAGCTGGTATGGCTATTAGAGTTACAGCTAAAAACAAATAA
- a CDS encoding NusA-like transcription termination signal-binding factor, translated as MRIKLNTEDIMRISLFEKMTGADVIDSVADEEKITFVIKEGDIGAAIGKGGENVRNATEKFGRKIDLIEYSDDVKQFIRNIFAPVELEDVWTKKFGDDLVVYLRIHPKLRRAIIGDKGKKIDSAVDLVSRLSGVKNIKVIAGLRKDKKVAKKEEAPAKAEEAKTDVKEVKAEAEKVEKAPEATETQKTE; from the coding sequence ATGAGAATTAAACTTAATACAGAAGATATAATGAGAATCAGCTTATTTGAAAAAATGACTGGCGCAGATGTCATTGATTCAGTAGCTGATGAGGAAAAAATTACATTTGTTATCAAAGAAGGAGATATCGGTGCAGCCATTGGAAAAGGTGGAGAAAACGTAAGAAACGCAACCGAAAAATTTGGCAGGAAAATCGATTTAATTGAATACTCCGACGATGTAAAACAATTTATTAGAAACATATTCGCACCTGTAGAATTAGAAGATGTTTGGACTAAAAAATTTGGTGATGATTTAGTAGTATACTTAAGAATCCACCCTAAATTAAGAAGGGCTATTATCGGAGACAAAGGAAAGAAAATCGATTCCGCAGTTGATTTAGTTAGTAGACTTTCAGGTGTTAAAAACATCAAAGTTATTGCAGGATTAAGAAAAGATAAAAAGGTTGCTAAAAAAGAGGAAGCACCAGCAAAAGCAGAAGAAGCTAAAACTGACGTAAAAGAAGTTAAAGCTGAAGCTGAAAAAGTTGAAAAAGCTCCTGAAGCTACCGAAACACAAAAAACAGAATAA